One stretch of Lacrimispora sphenoides DNA includes these proteins:
- a CDS encoding IS3 family transposase translates to MKELREKGYALKHLLKAVGLSKSTYYYELNHVCFDVIKNKKLMDEINKIFEDNKQRYGVRRVHQELLNKGYSINHKRVQRLMHKMMLAGKRPKEKYHSYRGEVGRIADNLINRDFCTTAPLQKWTTDVSQFNLPWGKCYLSPILDMNTNEVISYDLSKSPNMEQISNMLERAFRKFSNTEGIIFHSDQGWQYQHAYYRNELKKYGIIQSMSRKGNCYDNCIMETFFGRLKTEMFYGHEKDFGSFDEFKKAIDEYIDYYNNRRIQSKTKWMPPVIYRKTSIKSA, encoded by the coding sequence ATTAAGGAACTCCGAGAAAAAGGATATGCCTTAAAGCATTTATTGAAAGCTGTAGGATTATCAAAATCTACATACTATTATGAATTAAATCATGTGTGTTTTGACGTAATCAAAAATAAGAAACTTATGGATGAAATCAATAAGATTTTTGAAGACAATAAGCAACGATATGGTGTTCGCAGAGTTCATCAGGAATTATTAAATAAAGGATATTCCATAAACCACAAAAGAGTACAACGATTAATGCATAAGATGATGTTGGCCGGCAAACGACCTAAAGAGAAATACCATTCATATAGGGGCGAAGTTGGCAGAATAGCTGACAACTTAATTAATAGAGATTTTTGTACAACTGCTCCACTTCAAAAATGGACAACAGATGTATCTCAATTTAACCTGCCATGGGGAAAATGTTATCTTTCGCCTATTTTAGATATGAATACAAATGAAGTTATCTCATACGATTTGTCAAAAAGTCCAAATATGGAGCAAATATCTAACATGTTAGAAAGAGCATTTCGGAAATTTAGTAATACTGAAGGAATCATCTTTCATTCCGATCAAGGTTGGCAGTACCAACATGCGTACTATCGTAATGAATTAAAGAAATATGGAATAATTCAATCTATGTCTCGTAAAGGAAACTGTTACGATAATTGCATTATGGAGACTTTTTTCGGAAGACTAAAGACCGAAATGTTTTATGGACATGAAAAGGATTTTGGATCCTTCGATGAATTTAAGAAAGCAATAGATGAATATATAGATTATTATAATAACAGGAGAATTCAATCAAAAACAAAATGGATGCCTCCTGTAATATACAGGAAGACATCCATCAAGAGTGCCTAA